Proteins from one methanogenic archaeon mixed culture ISO4-G1 genomic window:
- a CDS encoding single-stranded-DNA-specific exonuclease RecJ gives METEVPSKLLTTLSHAADIVRGHDFIQVYSHYDADGVSAASIIAQTLLREGKEFRVTLFTTLNDYNMDIVRSTKAECIIMTDLGASYIDQFDTMNCDVVVLDHHTIISDAKRICYANPHLYGIDGMTSGCGATMALLFAVTMNQRNWDLVQVAFAGIAGDRQHINGLSGLNVYLLEEGKKRGYIEEMPGSLIPAGNLMTQLFLTTDPYIRGISGNEEGVAKLLNDAGIDHGKSYDDLTDEERRKLSSLIAIKLTEQGVLEVSMSEIARTRYHLKGFDMDAEYLSSVLNSCGRSGLGGMGISAGMGDKKAFETGVNLMNEANRDVVMNMVDLDRKGLNQRKHFQWFDSTDSGFTGMLCGIAMQCIGDPSKPTIGMNQSKDPVNLSSRGMWCQLDKGIDLAAAMRETCAAVGGEGGGHKIAAGGSIPGDRVEEFLNTLDSVLERQLSSSR, from the coding sequence ATGGAGACCGAGGTCCCCTCAAAACTACTTACAACTCTATCTCATGCCGCGGACATCGTCCGCGGACATGATTTTATCCAAGTCTATTCGCACTACGATGCCGACGGCGTATCCGCGGCATCGATCATCGCACAGACCCTTCTCCGCGAGGGCAAGGAGTTCCGCGTCACCCTGTTCACGACGCTGAACGACTACAACATGGACATAGTCCGCAGCACCAAGGCCGAATGCATCATCATGACTGACCTGGGTGCATCCTACATCGACCAGTTCGACACCATGAACTGTGACGTCGTCGTACTGGACCACCACACGATCATCTCGGATGCCAAGCGCATCTGCTATGCGAACCCCCACCTCTACGGCATCGACGGAATGACATCGGGATGCGGCGCCACGATGGCGCTCCTGTTCGCCGTCACGATGAACCAGAGGAACTGGGACCTCGTACAGGTGGCCTTTGCCGGTATCGCAGGGGACAGACAGCACATCAACGGCCTGTCCGGACTCAACGTCTACCTTCTCGAGGAGGGCAAGAAGAGGGGATATATCGAGGAGATGCCGGGATCCCTGATCCCCGCAGGGAACCTCATGACCCAGCTGTTCCTCACCACCGACCCCTACATCCGCGGCATAAGCGGGAACGAGGAGGGCGTGGCTAAACTCCTGAACGACGCCGGGATCGACCACGGGAAATCCTACGACGACCTGACCGACGAGGAGAGGAGGAAACTGTCCTCACTCATAGCTATCAAACTCACGGAGCAGGGCGTGCTGGAGGTCTCGATGAGCGAGATCGCCAGGACGAGATACCACCTCAAGGGATTCGACATGGATGCGGAGTACCTCTCGTCCGTCCTGAACAGCTGCGGCCGTTCCGGACTCGGAGGGATGGGGATCTCCGCCGGCATGGGCGACAAGAAGGCCTTCGAGACCGGGGTGAACCTCATGAACGAGGCCAACAGGGACGTCGTCATGAACATGGTAGACCTCGACAGGAAGGGCCTGAACCAGAGGAAGCACTTCCAGTGGTTCGACAGCACCGACTCCGGATTCACCGGGATGCTGTGTGGCATCGCCATGCAGTGCATCGGCGATCCCAGCAAACCGACGATAGGGATGAACCAATCGAAGGATCCCGTGAACCTCTCATCGAGGGGGATGTGGTGCCAGCTCGACAAGGGCATTGACCTTGCGGCGGCCATGAGAGAGACCTGTGCCGCGGTGGGCGGAGAGGGCGGCGGTCACAAGATTGCCGCCGGCGGATCGATCCCCGGTGACAGGGTAGAAGAATTCTTGAACACTCTGGACTCGGTACTGGAGAGGCAGCTCAGCTCCTCCAGGTGA
- a CDS encoding tRNA sulfurtransferase ThiI: MAILLIRYAEIGLKSAPVRRRFESTLKDNMLNMLMNDGVEALVTNKGARFYVEATDIDAAARSLRKVFGIASMSVAEECTSKMDDMCQTAAGYSKGRLSEGESFAVKARREGSQGYTSLDMGREIGSAIFLANEDKGLKVDLTDPDKVFYVEARDNRAFIFQDYIRCHAGLPVGTQGKVIAYIDGTDRALVSAWLMMKRGCRVLARGEGDLSELRNYDGYVREFDSSRDDQKKALGIVMGTDLDGMKDVDVSQFELPVFFPTIGMSDDEVRELADTIRGGL; this comes from the coding sequence GTGGCTATATTACTTATCAGGTACGCCGAGATCGGTCTGAAGAGCGCACCGGTCCGCAGAAGGTTCGAGAGCACATTGAAGGACAACATGCTGAACATGCTCATGAACGACGGCGTCGAGGCCCTGGTCACCAACAAGGGCGCCAGGTTCTATGTCGAGGCCACAGACATAGATGCCGCCGCAAGGTCCCTGAGGAAGGTCTTCGGGATCGCCTCGATGTCGGTCGCGGAGGAGTGCACCTCCAAGATGGATGACATGTGCCAGACTGCCGCAGGATACTCCAAGGGAAGGCTTTCCGAGGGGGAGTCCTTCGCGGTCAAGGCCCGCAGGGAGGGTTCGCAGGGATACACAAGTCTCGACATGGGAAGGGAGATCGGCTCCGCCATCTTCCTCGCCAACGAGGACAAGGGCTTGAAGGTGGACCTCACCGACCCGGACAAGGTCTTCTACGTCGAGGCCCGGGACAACCGCGCCTTCATCTTCCAGGACTACATCAGATGCCACGCGGGCCTCCCGGTGGGGACCCAGGGCAAGGTCATCGCATACATCGACGGTACGGACAGGGCCTTGGTGTCCGCATGGCTTATGATGAAGCGCGGATGCAGGGTGCTGGCGAGGGGCGAGGGCGACCTGTCGGAGTTGCGCAACTATGACGGATATGTGAGGGAGTTCGATTCCTCCAGGGATGATCAGAAGAAGGCCCTGGGCATCGTCATGGGAACGGATCTGGACGGCATGAAGGACGTCGATGTTTCCCAGTTCGAGCTCCCGGTGTTCTTCCCTACGATCGGCATGTCCGACGACGAGGTCAGGGAACTGGCCGATACGATCCGTGGCGGTCTTTGA
- a CDS encoding inositol monophosphatase/ATP-NAD kinase, producing MITIEVLSAIADAVQEEIAKIPDSGCKGDEVCIGADGTPTARIDKVAENAVLLYLERNGIPLNVLSEEIGFVDRGGEETLVLDPIDGSNNAIAGIPYYTVSLAVGKDSLSGLRIAYLRNLATGDAYWAEKGKGAYKNGAKLKVRKPKFSDLFIMNYTGKYAHQDALDLAKRVGSSRNLGCSSLEVAIVAEGEADAFFMNSDNYVRCERIVDIAAAVLILREAGGEVYSLDGNVLDMPFDLEHRSNMVAVGHKSVFDYLVRGKDPIKDHKYGIYANTSLSKAVDYTQQVMDALKGHEFEVDSQIAEVMGIKGVPLKEMDADIIIVVGGDGTLLRVLQQTDAMVIGINGGSVGFLAEIDRDHIKDGIDRLLREDYTIETRFKISSWYNGEYLEDSVNEALIHTSSVAKIRHYKIYVDDVLACEMRSDGVIISTPTGSTCYAMSLGAPYMDPHVNALMVVPMAAYKSTSRAFVVPASSKITVESVLDKDCVIVLDGQREIPMAGRSKVDFMLSEKSAKFIRFDMDFFSRVREKLVNNL from the coding sequence ATGATCACGATAGAGGTCCTCTCGGCCATAGCCGATGCGGTACAGGAGGAGATCGCGAAGATCCCTGACTCTGGGTGCAAGGGTGACGAGGTCTGCATAGGTGCGGACGGAACACCCACCGCGCGTATCGACAAGGTCGCGGAGAACGCCGTCCTCCTGTATCTGGAGAGGAACGGCATACCGTTGAACGTCCTGAGCGAGGAGATAGGATTCGTGGACAGGGGCGGAGAGGAGACTTTGGTCCTCGACCCCATCGACGGCTCCAACAACGCCATCGCGGGGATACCCTACTACACAGTCTCCCTGGCCGTCGGCAAGGATTCGCTCTCGGGACTGAGGATCGCCTATCTGCGCAACCTCGCGACCGGCGACGCCTATTGGGCGGAGAAGGGCAAGGGCGCATACAAGAACGGCGCGAAGCTGAAGGTCCGCAAGCCCAAATTCTCGGACCTCTTCATCATGAACTACACTGGGAAGTACGCCCACCAGGATGCCCTGGATCTCGCCAAGAGGGTCGGTTCGAGCCGCAACCTGGGTTGTTCGTCCCTGGAGGTGGCCATAGTCGCGGAGGGGGAGGCGGACGCCTTCTTCATGAACTCCGACAACTACGTGCGCTGCGAGAGGATCGTCGATATCGCGGCCGCGGTGCTGATCCTCAGGGAGGCCGGGGGAGAGGTCTACAGCCTGGACGGGAACGTCCTGGACATGCCCTTTGACCTGGAGCACAGGAGCAACATGGTCGCTGTCGGGCACAAGAGTGTGTTCGACTATCTGGTCAGGGGCAAGGACCCCATCAAGGACCACAAGTACGGTATCTACGCCAACACATCCCTGTCGAAAGCCGTGGACTATACCCAGCAGGTGATGGACGCCTTGAAGGGACACGAATTCGAGGTGGATTCCCAGATCGCGGAGGTCATGGGCATAAAGGGCGTCCCGCTCAAGGAGATGGATGCCGACATAATCATCGTGGTCGGAGGTGACGGTACGCTCCTCAGGGTTCTGCAGCAGACCGACGCCATGGTCATCGGTATCAACGGCGGAAGCGTAGGATTCCTGGCGGAGATCGACCGCGACCACATCAAGGATGGCATCGACCGTCTGCTGAGGGAGGACTACACCATCGAGACCCGTTTCAAGATCAGCTCGTGGTACAATGGCGAGTATCTTGAGGATTCCGTCAACGAGGCGCTCATACACACCTCGTCGGTGGCGAAGATCCGTCACTACAAAATCTACGTCGACGACGTCCTGGCCTGCGAGATGCGTTCGGACGGCGTGATAATATCGACGCCCACCGGATCCACATGTTACGCGATGAGTCTGGGCGCGCCCTACATGGACCCGCACGTCAACGCGCTGATGGTGGTCCCGATGGCCGCATACAAGTCAACATCGAGGGCATTCGTCGTGCCGGCCAGCAGCAAGATCACTGTGGAATCCGTTCTGGACAAGGACTGCGTCATAGTCCTAGACGGTCAGAGGGAGATCCCGATGGCAGGCCGCTCCAAGGTGGACTTCATGCTCTCGGAGAAGTCGGCGAAGTTCATCAGGTTCGACATGGACTTCTTCTCGAGGGTCCGCGAGAAACTGGTGAACAACCTATGA
- a CDS encoding universal archaeal protein Kae1, with the protein MITLGIEGTAHTLGVGIVDSDHNVLANELDMFKPKNGGLHPREAANHHVEVVSGIMQKAFEVSGLEPKDIDVISFSMGPGLGPCLRVAATAARAFACTMGIPIVGVNHCVAHVEIGRALCGCEDPALLYASGGNTQVIAFAEGRYRIFGETQDIGIGNMLDKLGRDLGMGFYAGPIFEKLAKEGKEYHELPYSVKGMDVAFSGLMTAALALQKKGVPLEDIALSVQETAYAMLTEVTERAMAHIGKDEVLLGGGVAQNMRLREMVREMAEERGAQMYCPDRRFCMDNGAMIAWLGSEMYESGVRMDIADTVVNQRFRTDEVEVTWRS; encoded by the coding sequence ATGATAACCTTAGGCATCGAAGGCACGGCGCACACCCTCGGAGTGGGGATCGTGGATTCCGACCACAACGTACTTGCCAACGAGCTCGACATGTTCAAACCCAAGAACGGGGGACTCCATCCCAGGGAGGCGGCAAACCATCACGTGGAGGTCGTCTCCGGCATCATGCAGAAGGCCTTCGAGGTCTCGGGACTTGAGCCTAAGGACATCGATGTGATATCGTTCTCGATGGGCCCCGGATTGGGCCCGTGCCTGCGTGTCGCGGCCACTGCGGCAAGGGCGTTCGCCTGCACCATGGGCATACCGATCGTAGGGGTGAACCATTGTGTCGCCCACGTGGAGATCGGACGTGCGCTGTGCGGATGCGAGGATCCCGCCCTGCTTTACGCATCGGGAGGGAACACACAGGTCATCGCCTTCGCCGAGGGCCGTTATAGGATCTTCGGGGAGACACAGGACATCGGCATCGGCAACATGCTCGATAAGCTCGGAAGGGATCTCGGCATGGGATTCTACGCCGGGCCGATCTTCGAGAAGCTCGCCAAGGAAGGCAAGGAATACCATGAGCTGCCCTATTCCGTGAAGGGCATGGATGTCGCCTTCTCTGGTCTAATGACAGCGGCGCTGGCACTTCAGAAGAAAGGTGTCCCACTGGAGGACATAGCGCTCTCCGTGCAGGAGACCGCGTATGCGATGCTCACAGAGGTGACCGAGCGTGCCATGGCGCACATCGGCAAGGACGAGGTCCTGCTCGGGGGAGGCGTCGCACAGAACATGCGTCTCCGCGAGATGGTCCGCGAGATGGCCGAGGAGCGCGGTGCCCAGATGTACTGTCCCGACCGCAGGTTCTGCATGGACAACGGGGCGATGATCGCATGGCTCGGTTCGGAGATGTATGAATCGGGCGTGAGGATGGACATCGCCGATACGGTCGTGAATCAGAGGTTCAGGACCGACGAGGTCGAGGTCACCTGGAGGAGCTGA
- a CDS encoding phosphoglucosamine mutase GlmM: protein MVLADKLLLRSSPSEDTTPETGIMLGHALSIEHTKVVVGTDLMKSSQMMKNALIAGLVSSGVDVIDIGEVSGPVIAYAAKMGDCAVYVTEFRQMDLMSGYLLMNKDGGYFGIEQIRHLDSIFSGKITLPDYRSLGTVKRYYNAVSDYNNKVLSILKDTPGGSMVLNCNCGLSTDSAPQIMNSLGADIVSINAHKDRNFISNSLSTKEADILHMKILVEANAGAAGISFNRIGTLLRVFDETGIPLTNEEVLAILILYMKPKKIVVPMDIMWFIEDVYRGKVKTEVSSPYPDPDAEETEFIVAYPSAGDVHDAMAENNADLGYYDGGFIFGNVSYSPDSILAAILITQFCGNNTISETVKSFPEYYTETKTYRISCPKADFVRMIGENLPDVSPIDIMEKEGCWRVYMTGGGFYVSLDEDSEDIVTVLAESNDKLYLISLMEVIDGLMESCASGQ, encoded by the coding sequence ATGGTGCTGGCTGACAAACTGCTGCTCAGGTCATCCCCCTCCGAGGACACAACCCCCGAAACGGGAATCATGCTTGGCCATGCCCTCTCCATCGAACATACGAAGGTGGTGGTGGGTACCGACCTCATGAAGAGCAGCCAGATGATGAAGAACGCCCTGATCGCAGGTCTCGTCTCGTCCGGAGTGGACGTCATCGACATCGGAGAGGTCTCCGGCCCCGTCATCGCATACGCGGCCAAGATGGGGGACTGCGCGGTGTACGTCACGGAGTTCCGCCAGATGGACCTCATGAGCGGATACCTCCTCATGAACAAGGACGGAGGTTACTTCGGCATCGAACAGATCAGGCACCTCGATTCGATTTTCAGCGGCAAGATCACCCTGCCCGACTACAGGTCCCTCGGAACCGTCAAGAGGTACTACAACGCGGTCTCCGACTACAACAACAAGGTCCTGTCCATACTGAAGGATACACCCGGCGGGTCCATGGTGCTCAACTGCAACTGCGGACTCTCCACCGATTCCGCGCCCCAGATCATGAACTCCCTTGGAGCTGACATTGTATCGATCAACGCCCACAAGGACAGGAACTTCATCTCCAACTCACTGTCCACCAAGGAGGCCGACATCCTCCACATGAAGATCCTAGTGGAGGCGAACGCCGGTGCGGCAGGGATATCGTTCAACCGCATAGGCACACTCCTAAGGGTGTTCGACGAGACAGGGATACCCCTCACGAACGAGGAGGTCCTGGCCATACTGATCCTCTACATGAAGCCCAAGAAGATCGTCGTCCCGATGGACATCATGTGGTTCATAGAGGACGTCTACAGGGGCAAGGTGAAGACCGAGGTCTCCTCACCGTATCCGGATCCGGATGCCGAGGAAACGGAATTCATAGTCGCCTATCCATCGGCCGGGGACGTGCACGATGCCATGGCCGAGAACAACGCGGACCTCGGTTACTACGACGGCGGATTCATCTTCGGGAATGTCAGCTACTCCCCGGATTCCATCCTGGCTGCCATCCTGATCACGCAGTTCTGCGGTAACAACACGATCTCCGAGACCGTGAAGTCATTCCCAGAGTACTACACCGAGACCAAGACCTACAGGATCTCCTGCCCGAAGGCCGACTTCGTGCGCATGATCGGGGAGAACCTCCCGGATGTCAGTCCGATAGACATCATGGAGAAGGAGGGATGCTGGAGGGTCTACATGACGGGCGGAGGGTTCTACGTGTCCCTAGATGAGGACTCGGAGGACATCGTCACCGTCCTGGCGGAGTCCAACGACAAGCTCTACCTCATCAGCCTCATGGAGGTCATCGACGGCCTCATGGAGAGCTGTGCCAGCGGTCAGTAA
- a CDS encoding ribosomal protein S15P Rps15p — translation MVSENPAWVPLNATEIEDLIVKLAKDGIISAQIGLILRDQYGVPDVKLATGKTITEIMAEKGVAPALPEDLSNLMRRAISLNVHLKSNKGDVSNKRGLLMIEAKIRRLESYYKRNGVLPADWKYSLSNAELMLK, via the coding sequence ATGGTTTCCGAGAATCCCGCATGGGTACCCCTCAACGCCACCGAAATCGAGGACCTCATCGTGAAGCTCGCGAAAGACGGAATCATCTCTGCCCAGATCGGACTCATCCTCAGGGACCAGTATGGAGTTCCTGACGTTAAGCTCGCAACCGGCAAGACGATCACCGAGATCATGGCCGAGAAGGGAGTAGCACCCGCTCTTCCCGAGGACCTTTCCAACCTCATGAGGCGCGCAATCTCACTGAACGTCCACCTCAAAAGCAACAAGGGAGACGTCTCCAACAAGAGGGGTCTGCTCATGATTGAGGCGAAGATCAGGAGACTGGAGAGCTACTACAAGAGGAACGGAGTCCTTCCCGCAGACTGGAAGTATTCTCTCAGCAACGCGGAACTCATGCTCAAGTGA
- a CDS encoding fibrillarin, with the protein MEPLNFTSDRVFMDRGRLYTVSLCPGKRVYGERLFSLSGTEYREWDPRRSKLSAYLTVGGKQFPFRKDSKVLYLGASSGTTPSHVADVCPDGKVYCVEFAQRMFRELVVNCSDRPNMMPILGDATRPEEYAMFTNGVDVVYQDVAQKMQAKILCNNMDAFSAQYGMMAVKARSEDVTASPESIFEDAQRTIRERGYKVLDCEPLDPFEKAHAMIVIGRE; encoded by the coding sequence ATGGAACCGCTGAACTTCACCTCTGACAGGGTCTTCATGGATAGGGGACGCCTATACACGGTATCGCTCTGCCCGGGGAAGAGGGTCTACGGGGAGCGTCTCTTCTCGCTGTCAGGGACCGAATACAGGGAGTGGGACCCCAGACGGAGCAAGCTATCGGCATATCTCACCGTGGGCGGGAAGCAGTTCCCGTTCAGGAAGGACTCCAAGGTCCTGTACCTCGGTGCATCCAGCGGCACCACGCCGTCCCATGTGGCGGACGTCTGCCCCGACGGCAAGGTCTATTGCGTCGAGTTCGCTCAGAGGATGTTCAGGGAACTGGTGGTGAACTGCTCGGACCGCCCCAACATGATGCCCATACTGGGCGATGCCACGAGACCCGAGGAGTACGCCATGTTCACCAACGGGGTGGATGTAGTCTACCAGGACGTCGCCCAGAAGATGCAGGCCAAGATCCTGTGCAACAACATGGACGCGTTCAGCGCACAATACGGCATGATGGCGGTGAAGGCGCGTTCCGAGGACGTCACCGCATCACCGGAATCGATCTTCGAGGATGCCCAGCGCACCATCCGCGAGAGGGGATACAAGGTCCTCGACTGCGAGCCCTTGGATCCGTTCGAGAAGGCCCATGCAATGATCGTCATCGGGAGGGAGTGA
- a CDS encoding ribosomal protein L6P Rpl6p: MRKTVMAGAVVAFVILAFAGTYAIAYEPASDYTLLDSMDNIQPGLTCKMNENMSDWSRSSSTVVKEVDGDVGVFSQEFREEARIFQDVMYMIWEFDPGFFDFDYTDEEEIPESVSVSVSGNEYTLNGSYNDGMYNATYRSLRIVVEDGEAVDVSGALKYDYERKNLSEHYDIECKTEGGVLLVKGIAAEKAQYTEEIDYFWDMALNYFVPEAYSELDITESDEKCGNVTAHVYTMNGEMYGHTFENLKCYTYQGYTLKITGVYDGGSVRSIASVYMA, from the coding sequence ATGAGGAAAACAGTCATGGCAGGTGCGGTCGTGGCCTTCGTCATTCTGGCCTTTGCCGGCACCTATGCGATAGCCTACGAACCCGCATCTGACTACACCCTTTTGGATTCCATGGACAACATACAGCCCGGGCTGACCTGCAAGATGAATGAGAACATGAGCGACTGGTCCCGCAGCTCTTCAACGGTCGTCAAAGAGGTGGACGGTGATGTCGGTGTGTTCTCCCAGGAGTTCCGCGAGGAGGCCCGGATCTTCCAGGATGTCATGTATATGATTTGGGAATTCGATCCCGGTTTCTTCGATTTCGACTATACCGATGAGGAGGAAATCCCGGAAAGTGTCTCCGTATCCGTTTCCGGTAACGAATACACCCTCAACGGATCCTATAATGACGGAATGTACAACGCCACCTATCGCTCGCTCAGGATCGTCGTGGAGGATGGCGAAGCGGTCGACGTGTCCGGCGCACTGAAGTACGACTATGAAAGAAAGAACCTCTCCGAACACTATGATATTGAGTGCAAGACCGAGGGCGGAGTACTGCTAGTCAAGGGAATCGCGGCGGAGAAGGCACAGTATACCGAGGAGATCGATTACTTCTGGGATATGGCCTTGAACTACTTTGTCCCTGAGGCCTACTCGGAACTCGATATCACAGAGAGCGACGAGAAGTGCGGAAATGTGACGGCACACGTTTACACCATGAACGGAGAGATGTACGGACACACGTTCGAGAACCTCAAGTGTTACACATACCAGGGCTACACCCTGAAGATTACTGGCGTTTATGACGGCGGCTCGGTCAGGAGTATCGCCTCGGTCTACATGGCCTGA
- a CDS encoding CstA-like carbon starvation protein, with protein MLILIIGVLVLLFGYLVYSRFLEKAILPYKEPTPAIALADGLDYVPMNRKKDLLIQFLNIAGTGPIFGALMGAKWGPIVFLWIILGTIFGGAVHDYMTGMMSMRNEGSSVTSLITKYLGKDTRYPILILVIFLMVMVSATFARSASDLLVAITGIPMMVWMAVILTYFIVSTVLPIDKVIGKIYPFFGTLLILMAAIIILGLWLDGFAFPGLTLENLHPSGEEYFPDMFITVACGAISGFHATQSPMVARCTERESDGRMIFYGAMVLESVIALIWAIAGLSFYGDTAGLGAALDAGGSAGVVYEISINVAGPIGGILAIIGVIICPITSGDTALRSARLMIQDDRELHSRSMRSSLILTAVLSAFIVALCMLDFSILWKYFSWLNQTLACIVLWTATVFLLRTSANRLYSLFTALPGLFMTMTVSSFILHSGQGLGLDYSIAIAIAAFITVAVAVLYIREFLKKTEVPEEVESEEE; from the coding sequence ATGCTGATCCTGATCATCGGAGTTCTTGTCCTACTGTTCGGCTACCTGGTGTATAGCAGATTCCTGGAGAAGGCCATCCTTCCGTATAAGGAACCCACACCGGCCATCGCACTAGCCGACGGACTCGACTACGTCCCCATGAACAGGAAGAAGGATCTTCTCATCCAGTTCCTGAACATTGCGGGGACAGGCCCGATATTCGGCGCCCTCATGGGGGCCAAATGGGGTCCGATCGTATTCCTGTGGATCATCCTAGGTACGATATTCGGCGGTGCGGTGCACGACTACATGACAGGCATGATGTCCATGCGCAACGAAGGGTCGTCGGTCACATCGCTCATCACGAAGTATCTCGGAAAGGACACCAGATACCCCATACTGATCCTCGTCATCTTTCTCATGGTCATGGTCTCGGCCACCTTCGCGAGAAGTGCCAGCGATCTGCTTGTGGCCATCACCGGCATCCCGATGATGGTGTGGATGGCGGTCATCCTGACCTACTTCATCGTATCCACCGTCCTCCCGATCGACAAGGTGATCGGGAAAATCTACCCATTTTTCGGGACACTGCTCATACTCATGGCCGCGATTATCATCCTCGGCCTGTGGCTGGACGGATTCGCGTTCCCCGGCCTGACGCTGGAGAACCTCCATCCTAGTGGCGAGGAGTACTTCCCGGACATGTTCATCACAGTCGCCTGCGGAGCCATCTCCGGATTCCATGCGACCCAATCCCCCATGGTCGCCAGGTGCACCGAGAGGGAGAGCGACGGACGCATGATCTTCTACGGCGCCATGGTCCTGGAGTCGGTCATCGCCCTCATCTGGGCCATCGCCGGCCTTTCCTTCTACGGGGACACCGCCGGACTGGGTGCGGCCCTCGACGCAGGAGGATCGGCCGGAGTGGTCTACGAGATTTCCATAAACGTGGCAGGACCGATCGGAGGCATACTGGCCATCATCGGTGTCATCATCTGCCCCATAACCTCCGGGGACACAGCGCTGAGGTCCGCCAGGCTCATGATCCAGGATGACAGGGAACTCCACTCGAGGAGCATGAGGTCCTCTCTGATCCTGACTGCCGTCCTGTCGGCGTTCATCGTAGCCCTGTGCATGCTGGACTTCAGCATCCTGTGGAAGTACTTCTCATGGCTGAACCAGACGCTGGCATGCATCGTCCTGTGGACAGCCACGGTGTTCCTGCTGAGGACATCCGCCAACAGGCTGTACTCCCTGTTCACGGCGCTCCCCGGCCTTTTCATGACCATGACGGTATCGTCGTTCATACTCCACTCGGGACAGGGGCTCGGCCTCGATTACTCCATCGCCATTGCGATCGCCGCATTCATCACGGTCGCGGTCGCGGTGCTGTACATCAGGGAATTCTTGAAAAAGACCGAGGTTCCTGAAGAGGTGGAATCTGAAGAAGAATGA
- a CDS encoding NUDIX family hydrolase, which translates to MRTAYAIAFSGDRFLMVWHNGRNGWEMPGGHVEEGETSEQAAKREFLEEAGYEIEVVAVRDIGYCDVCAARLGRKVRDDCEMRSELFDTLPEQLSFEREEYLDTVPWAKSKL; encoded by the coding sequence TTGAGGACTGCCTACGCCATAGCCTTCTCCGGTGACAGATTCCTCATGGTCTGGCACAATGGCCGCAACGGGTGGGAGATGCCCGGCGGGCACGTCGAGGAAGGGGAGACCTCCGAGCAGGCCGCCAAGAGGGAGTTCCTCGAGGAGGCGGGCTACGAGATAGAGGTAGTCGCAGTCCGCGACATCGGTTACTGCGACGTCTGCGCCGCACGCCTCGGCAGGAAGGTCAGGGACGACTGCGAGATGAGATCCGAACTCTTCGACACGCTCCCGGAGCAGCTGTCTTTCGAAAGGGAGGAGTATCTGGACACCGTTCCCTGGGCCAAATCGAAACTGTGA
- a CDS encoding ribosomal protein L15e Rpl15e has translation MSEETQETRPVNGKSMYSYIADAWDVPEKSYVKALNYERRIQWRKEENFIRVDKPTRLDRARALGYKAKQGYVIVRAKVRKGSFHKRAIVTGRRAKRKGINQIITGKSIQRMAEERTAKRYPNLEVLNSYWVGADGQQEWYEVILVDPAHPVIKADPKINWICDKTHTNRVYRGKTSAGQKGRGMRHTGKGAEKARPSVKANQRRIK, from the coding sequence ATGAGCGAAGAGACTCAGGAAACACGCCCGGTCAACGGGAAGAGCATGTACAGCTACATCGCTGATGCATGGGACGTACCCGAGAAATCATACGTCAAGGCATTGAACTACGAGCGCCGTATCCAGTGGAGGAAGGAGGAGAACTTCATCCGCGTCGACAAGCCCACCCGTCTGGACAGGGCCAGAGCACTCGGTTACAAGGCCAAGCAGGGATACGTCATCGTAAGGGCGAAGGTCAGGAAGGGATCCTTCCACAAGAGGGCCATCGTCACAGGTAGGAGAGCGAAGAGGAAGGGAATCAACCAGATCATCACCGGCAAGAGCATCCAGAGGATGGCCGAGGAGAGGACTGCGAAGAGATACCCCAACCTTGAGGTTCTGAACTCCTACTGGGTAGGTGCAGACGGACAGCAGGAGTGGTATGAGGTCATCCTCGTCGACCCCGCACACCCCGTCATCAAGGCCGACCCCAAGATCAACTGGATCTGCGACAAGACACACACCAACCGTGTCTACCGCGGAAAGACCTCCGCCGGACAGAAGGGACGTGGAATGAGGCACACCGGAAAGGGTGCTGAGAAGGCCAGGCCCTCGGTCAAGGCGAACCAGAGAAGAATCAAGTGA